One Gordonia mangrovi genomic region harbors:
- a CDS encoding 2'-5' RNA ligase family protein — protein MAHSIELLPDDSIDARIRAEWQALADAGLPSAARIRASSNRPHVTLIAAGHIDGGVDATLADCAGDLPLPCRIGAPLLFGHGSRRILARLVVPSAALLSVHARVFETATPFLGDAGAFAHAAPDSWTPHITLARRVETAQVAAVLEVLDALGPFDAAGSFTALRRWDPDNRLEHIVAGSAG, from the coding sequence GTGGCGCATTCCATCGAGCTCCTGCCCGATGATTCGATCGACGCGCGGATCCGCGCCGAATGGCAGGCCCTGGCCGACGCCGGACTGCCCAGCGCGGCGCGGATCCGCGCGTCGAGCAATCGGCCGCACGTCACCCTGATCGCTGCCGGACACATCGACGGTGGTGTGGATGCCACGCTCGCCGACTGCGCAGGCGACCTACCGCTACCGTGCCGCATCGGCGCCCCACTGCTGTTCGGACACGGCTCCCGCCGTATCCTCGCCCGGCTCGTGGTGCCGAGCGCGGCACTGCTGTCGGTGCACGCCCGGGTGTTCGAGACCGCCACACCGTTCCTCGGTGACGCCGGCGCCTTCGCTCATGCGGCACCGGACAGCTGGACACCACACATCACTCTGGCGCGCCGCGTCGAGACCGCCCAGGTGGCCGCAGTGCTCGAAGTCCTCGACGCGCTCGGGCCGTTCGACGCTGCCGGGTCGTTCACCGCGCTGCGCCGATGGGATCCCGACAACCGCCTCGAGCACATCGTGGCCGGTTCTGCCGGTTGA
- a CDS encoding SAM-dependent methyltransferase — MTTSAPINPAPNPSIQSPAPAAAGPEPITADAFAERIFNSALATAETMSIYVGERLGWYDCLTAHGPLSADELAERTGTHRRYAKEWLEMQSAFGILDADLSTDPVRFGISPGVAEALTDTASLAYLGALPRLFAASLGHLPALLDAYRTGGGVSWVEFGPDARECQAALNRPWFDRELAPALAGVEHLHARLSRPGARIADVGFGGGYSTIALAKAYPEATFVGLDVDEASVQMARRAACEAGVDDRVEFLLADGSDAAGRGPFDVVFAFECLHDMPRPVEVLSAARASLAPDGRMVVMDEAVSDAFAGPADDLDKIMYAFSMFICLPDGMSSPPSAGTGTVMRPATLQSYAHDAGFAKVDVLPIEDFSFFRFYELTPR; from the coding sequence ATGACCACATCAGCACCCATCAACCCAGCACCCAACCCATCGATTCAGTCCCCCGCTCCGGCCGCTGCCGGCCCGGAGCCGATCACCGCGGATGCCTTCGCCGAGCGGATCTTCAACTCCGCACTCGCGACCGCCGAGACGATGAGCATCTACGTCGGTGAGCGACTCGGCTGGTACGACTGTCTGACCGCACACGGTCCGCTGTCGGCCGACGAACTGGCCGAGCGCACCGGCACGCACCGGCGCTACGCCAAGGAATGGTTGGAAATGCAGTCGGCCTTCGGGATTCTCGACGCCGACCTGAGCACCGACCCCGTCCGCTTCGGGATCTCGCCCGGAGTGGCCGAGGCCCTCACCGACACCGCCAGTCTTGCCTACCTGGGCGCGTTGCCGCGCTTGTTCGCGGCATCGTTGGGCCATCTCCCGGCGCTGCTCGATGCCTACCGCACCGGCGGCGGTGTCAGTTGGGTCGAGTTCGGCCCCGACGCGCGTGAATGTCAGGCGGCGCTGAACCGGCCGTGGTTCGACCGCGAGCTGGCACCGGCGCTCGCCGGCGTCGAGCACCTGCACGCACGGTTGTCCCGGCCCGGCGCACGCATCGCCGATGTCGGTTTCGGCGGTGGCTACTCGACCATTGCGTTGGCCAAGGCGTACCCCGAGGCGACCTTCGTCGGTCTCGACGTCGACGAGGCGTCGGTGCAGATGGCACGCCGGGCGGCGTGTGAAGCAGGGGTCGACGACCGGGTGGAGTTCCTGCTCGCCGACGGATCCGACGCGGCCGGGCGAGGTCCGTTCGACGTCGTGTTCGCGTTCGAGTGCCTGCACGACATGCCCCGGCCGGTCGAGGTGTTGTCGGCGGCGCGCGCCTCGCTTGCCCCCGACGGCAGGATGGTCGTCATGGACGAAGCCGTGTCCGACGCGTTCGCCGGTCCGGCAGACGATCTGGACAAGATCATGTACGCCTTCTCGATGTTCATCTGTCTGCCGGACGGGATGAGTTCGCCGCCGTCGGCCGGTACGGGCACCGTCATGCGGCCGGCCACCCTGCAGTCGTATGCGCACGATGCCGGGTTCGCGAAGGTCGACGTGCTGCCGATCGAGGACTTCAGTTTCTTCCGCTTCTACGAACTCACCCCGCGCTGA